The Marinomonas sp. CT5 genome contains the following window.
ACCTGAGCATTATTTGCTGTTAAAGGAAATAGGTTCATACGATCACTCCTCCACTCACTTGAGCAGCACGGCTAGCCAGCGACGCAACTCGTTGTGTTAAATTAGGTGTTAGATATTTGTGCTCTTGATGTTGGAATCGCTCATAAATAGTCAAACGTTCAGCCAACGAATAACCCAGACCTTCACAAGCTTGCGCCACGCTACTAATCTGCGGCCACGCTCGTTCTGGGTTAATAAAATCTTTGGTTAGGGGCGAAATCCCCCCCCAATCGTTAATACCAGCGCCAATATAACTGCCGTATTCCACTTCCAAATTCGGTGGTGCTTGTATGCTGATATCAACTGGCAAGATCAAACGGGCAATGGCGATAGTGCGTTTCATATCGTCTAAATCAGGCTCTTGATAGTTAGCCATGGCGGTGCCAGCTTTCGCGCGAAAGTTCTGAATGATGACTTCTTGAATATGACCATAGGTAAGGTGCCGCTCACGAATAGCGATAAGACTGCGAATTCGATCCGCCCAGCTTTCACCGATACCAATCAAGATTCCTGTGGTAAAGGCAATATCAAGGCGGCCAGCTTGTTCAATGGTATCGAGTCGACGTTTCGGCGTTTTATCTGGACAAGCGTAGTGAGCTTGGCCTTTTTTAAGTAACGTATTTGACACATTTTCTAGCATCATTCCCATGCTAGCTGCGACGGATTTTAGGCGTTTTAATTCATCAAAAGATAAAGCCCCCGCGTTTACATGCGGTAATAAGGGGGTGTGAGCCAGCACACTTTCACACTGATCATGCAGATAATCCAGAGTGCTGACATAACCTAAATGAGCCAACATGTCGCGGGCTTTCTGATGACGTTCTTCTGGACGTTCGCCTAAACTAAACAGTGCTTCTTTACATTCTAATACGGCGCCTTCACGTGCCGTTTTTAATACTTGCTCTGGCGTCATGTAGTTTGCGTGAATGGAGTCCGGCGATTGCACAAAGGTGCAGTAACCACAAGAATCACGGCACATATTGGTCAAAGGAATAAAAATCTTTTTCGAATAAGTGAGCTGTTTACCCCAAGCGTTATCACGCGTTTCCGCTGCGGCTTGGCAGAGTGAGAACAAGTCTGGCCCAGTGGCAAACTCATAAGATATGGCTTCATTATCAGAGATCATATTCACTCCACACGTTAGTAATTGAACAAGGTAAAATTAACTTTTTTACCATTTGGTATAAAAATTAATAGCAATCATTTTGTGAGGAGTAAATTGTTTTTATTAGTGCAAAACGCGCACCGATAAAGGGCTAGCGCTCTAAAGTTTAGTTAAGTAAAAAGTTAACCAAAAGGTTAAGGCAATGAAAATTGGCGTTTTTTTGCACATTTTAATCCTGCTAAAAAAACGCCTTTTATTGAAATCACTGAGGAGAAAATTTATAAAATTATTTTTAATTATTTTTTTTGGCACCAAGAGCGCGCACAACAAAGTCAGTCACGGCTAATTCGGCTCGTTCAAAATCTTCTTCATCCAAACGATGTTTTCCTAATAGCACTTCCATTTGAACCGAAAAATCCGCGTAAGTTTGTGTTGCCGCCCAAATAGTGAAAAACAAATGTTCAGGATCTATTTCATCCACTAATCCTTTATTTATCCAAGACTTAACCAATATAACATCACGCTCGAACTGGGGTTTTAAATGACTAATCAGGTATTCTTTTAAGACAGGCGCACCGCTAATAATT
Protein-coding sequences here:
- the cofG gene encoding 7,8-didemethyl-8-hydroxy-5-deazariboflavin synthase CofG; this encodes MISDNEAISYEFATGPDLFSLCQAAAETRDNAWGKQLTYSKKIFIPLTNMCRDSCGYCTFVQSPDSIHANYMTPEQVLKTAREGAVLECKEALFSLGERPEERHQKARDMLAHLGYVSTLDYLHDQCESVLAHTPLLPHVNAGALSFDELKRLKSVAASMGMMLENVSNTLLKKGQAHYACPDKTPKRRLDTIEQAGRLDIAFTTGILIGIGESWADRIRSLIAIRERHLTYGHIQEVIIQNFRAKAGTAMANYQEPDLDDMKRTIAIARLILPVDISIQAPPNLEVEYGSYIGAGINDWGGISPLTKDFINPERAWPQISSVAQACEGLGYSLAERLTIYERFQHQEHKYLTPNLTQRVASLASRAAQVSGGVIV